The Granulicella cerasi region CGGCATCCTGTATACGTCGTTTGGTTCGGACTCCAACTACAACTCGCTGCAGGCAAAGCTGGAGAAGCGCACCGACATCGGTCTCAGCTTCCTCGCAACGTACACCTACTCACATTCGCTCGACGACGCGCCGACGCCGTTGAATAACTTCTGCTGCGGCAATACCTACTTCAACCCGATCCAGCACTCCTACGGCTCTTCGGAGTTCGACGTTCGTCAGCGCGTGACACTGAACGGCTCGTACGATCTTCCGGTGGGCAAGGGACGCAAGTACCTCAACAGCTCGCGCCTCGTAGACGAGACGATCGGCGGATGGAGCACAGCTCTCACGCTTTCGGCGCAGACCGGTGTTCCCTTTACCGTCGGCGACAACGTCATCTCGCCCAACGGATCCAGCGCGCACGCCATTCTGGTGCGCGACCCGTTCAAGCCGGGTGGCTCACCTGATCCGACCAACCCGAACATCACGTGCCCGACGCGCGTACGTACCGTGCAGCACTGGTACAACCCGTGCGCCTTCGCCAATCCGCTCTCCGCGACACAGGGCGGCTTGACCGGCACGGCCACCATCAGCGACTACAACGCGGCGCAGAAGTTCAACGTCGTGGGTCGTAACAACATCAGCGGTCCGGGCTACGACAAGATCAACGTTTCGTTGTTCAAGAACTTCCCGACCTTCGGCAGCCAATACCTGCAGTTCCGTGGCGATGCGTTCAACGTCTTCAACACGCCTGCATACTCCAACCCCGCAGACACGGGCATCAACACCACGAGCAGCTATATCAACTCGGTGAAGAGCCTTGGTCAGTACACACCCGACGCACGCTTCTTCCAGCTTGCGGCGAAGTATTACTTCTAACCAGCCGGTCGAAGAGGAGCCTCCACCTCTTCGACCATCACTTGAACCATTCGAGGAAGCCGGCTGCGGCCCAGCGGCTTCCTCGTTCTCTTTGTGTGACTGCGAGAAAAACGATCTATGTCTTTCAAGGTTTCCCGTCGTGAGTTCGTCGGCCTCGGCTTGATGAGTGCATTCCCTCTCCCCCGAGCCCTTGCTGACACCGCCCATCGTCCCAGTGACGCCATCCATCCCATCATCGGCGCCAGCACGAGCGTGAAGCTCGGCGAAGGCAAGACATTCCCCGGCCCGACGATGCCGTTCGGCATGGTGCAGCTCGGCCCAGACACCATCACCGGCGGCGATAACGCGTCCGGCTACTCCTACGAGCACACCACGATTGAAGGCTTCAGCTTCAACCGCATGAGCGGTGTGGGTTGGTACGGCGACTTTGGCAATCTTCAGATGATGCCGACAACCGGCGCACTGAAGACGGTCTGCGGTCGTGAAGCGAATGCTGGTGAAGGATGGCGCTCACGCTTCAACCATGCAAGTGAGGTCGCAGAGTGTGGCTACTATGCCATCACGCTTGACGATTACAAGATTCGCGCAGAGATGACCGCAGCCAAGCGCGCGGGCATCCTTCGCTTCACATTTCCTGAGGCGAAAGACTCTCGCATTCAGCTCGATCTCGCGCGCCGCATCGGGGGAACCTCCACACGGCAGTATGTGAAAGCGGTGAACGACACGACGCTCGAAGGATGGATGGACTGCCCGAACAGTGGTGGAGGATGGGGCAACGGCGTAGGCCAGGTGAGCTATCGCGCGTTCTTCCGCGTTGAGTTCTCCCGCCCTATGCAGCGTTGCGGTGTGTGGTCAGTTCCGATCCCCAAGGGCTTTCTCACCACGAGGAACGGCCTGCTGGTCGATCTCTTCCAGACCGATAAATATTACAAACTCGCCGCGCAGGCTGAAGTGATGCACGATTGTCGCGAGAAAGAAGGCGATCATCTTGGTTTCTTCGCGGAGTTCGGCACCCAAGATCGTGAGCAAGTGCTGGCGAAGGCTGCGCTCTCGTTTGTGGACATCGAAGGCGCGCGCGCTAACCTCAAGGCCGATATCCCCGGATGGGAGTTCAACGCTGTGCGTCGTGCAGCACGCGAAGCCTGGGACCAGCAGCTCAACAAGATCACCATCAAAGGTGCGAACGACACGCAGCGCGCGATCTTCGAAACCGCTATGTTCCATGCGGCGATCGACCCGCGGGAGATCGCCGACGTCGATGGTCGCTACAAGGCAGCCGACGGCACGATTCAGACCCAACAGGGTTTCCGATATCGCACCATCTTCAGCGGATGGGATGTCTTTCGCGCAGAGTTCCCGCTGATGACCATCATCGATCCGTCTCTCATCAACGACGAGATCGCTTCCCTGCTCGAACTCGCCAAGCGTAGTGGCCGCGGCTACCTCGAGCGGTGGGAGATTATGAACGCCTACAGCGGTTGCATGGATGGCGATCCCGCGCTGTCTGTCATCCTCGACGCGTATCGCAAGGGCATCCGCAAGTACGACGTGAAGCAGGCGTATGAAGCCTGCTTGCAAACATCTACCGGAGTCGGCGATCGCACGAATCGTCCGCAAAACGATTTCTATATGCAGAACGGCTACGTGCCCGACCAGATCTCGTGGACACTCGACAACGCGTACTTCGATTGGTGCGTTGCAGAGTTCGCCAAGGACCTCGGGCACACTGACGATGCGTCTACGCTCCATGAGCGCTCGCTGAATTACAAGAAAATCTACGATCCTGCCGTGAAGAGTATGCACGCGCGTCATGCCGATGGCTCCTGGATGGAGTGGAAAGGCGAGACAGAGTTCGGCCAGGGCTGCACGGAGAGCAATCCTCTGCAGCAGTCGTGGTTCGTGCCGCACGATGTGTATGGACTCATCGAGACGATGGGCGGAGAAGACGCCTTCGCCGCGAAGCTTGAAGACTTCTTCGAGAAGACGCCTCCGTCCTTCGGCTGGAACCCCTACTACAACCACTCCAACGAACCTGTGCACCACATCCCGTATCTCTTCGCTTATGCACGCAAGCCGTGGCTGACACAGAAGTGGGCACGTAAGATTCTCGACCAGGCGTACGCAGACCGCATCGACGGCATCTGCGGCAACGATGATGTGGGTCAGATGTCAGCCTGGTATGTGATGAGCGCGCTCGGCTTTTACCCCGTTTGCCCGGGCAGCAACGTGTACATCATCGGCTCACCGCTCTTCGAAGAAGCTACCGTCAAGCTCGATCCCGCGTGGCACAAAGGGCGAACCTTCCAGGTCCGTACCCTTGGCAACGCGGCCACAACGCCTTACGTGCGAGCCATCAAGTTGAACGGCAAAGCGCTGAACCGTTGCTGGATTACGCACGAAGAGATCGTCGCCGGAGGCGTGCTCGAGCTGACGATGGACTCCAAGCCTGCGCTGCAGTTCGCGTCCGCAGAACTGCCACCAGCGACGATGCCACGCTAAATTCTTGTTTTCCTTGGTGCATCCAAGCCTGTACTCTCTTCTGATCGCCAAGCGGAACGTTACCATAGTGAAAGCTTTTCAAGCCTCGAGCCTTGCGACTGGCAAAGTCGTAAGGCACAGGCATAGTCGATCTGGAGTCTGCCCTGCGTAACAAGACCAGCCGCCCGACGCTTCATGATGTGGCCCGCATTGCCGGCGTGGGAACCACCACGGTCTCGCGCGTCATCAATGGTGGCGATCGCGTCGCGCCGGAGATGCTCGCGCATGTTCGCAAGGTGATGGAGGAGCTCGGATACGAGCCGAACCAGGCAGCTCGCGCGCTGAAAAGCGCCCGCTCGAAGACAATCGGGCTCATTATCCCCTCGATCGTCGATCCATTCTTTGCAGAGTTTGCCTCTGTCGTGGAACTCATGGCGCGCGAGAAGGACTACGCAGTTATCTTCCTCACCTCGCATGACCGTGCAGAACGAGGTATGGCTGACCTCAAGATTCTCGAACGCCATCGCGCAGACGGCCTTCTCATCGTGCCTCCCCGCACGGGATCAAAAGCGCTGCTCGATCAACTGACACAGCTTGGCGTTCCAGTCGTTGCTTTCGATCGCCCTCTCATCGGCCGCAACTGCTCGCGGATTTTGTGCGGCAACTTTCCAGCGGCAGAGATTGCGACGAAGCACCTCATTGACCACGGCCGCAAACGCATCCTCGTCTTGGGCGGCGATCCGCGTCTGCACACCATCCAGCAGCGTCTCGAAGGCTACGAGAAAGCCATCGGCGAAGCAGGTCTGGAACCCATCATCGAGATGGACGCGAGTGACTACGCGTCGGCCGAAGCGGCCATCACTCGCCGCATCAAGCAAAAAGGTGGCATCGACGCGATCTTCGGCCTCTATAACCAGTCGACGATCCGCGCCTATGAGGTGCTGCAGAATCGCAACATTCGCGTGCCCGACGAAATCAGCCTGATCGGCTTCGACGACTTTGCACTTGCGTCCACGCTGCGGCCCTCGATCACCGTCATGCGCCAGAACATCACGGAAATGGCGCAAACGGCCACGCGACTCCTGTTGCAGCATATGAACGGCGAGGTCACATCACCGCAGCAGATTGAGATTGAAGCTCACCTTATCGTGCGCCAGTCCTGTGGTTTCCACGGCGCAACCAGCAAGTAGCTTCAATCGAGTGGTGAGCCTCAACCGCCTCGCTTAGTGGATGTGGAACTCCGCCTGAATCGCTTCCAGGCTCTTGCCCTTGGTTTCGGGGTAAAGAACGAGTACGACCACGAACTGCAGCAGCATCATTGCCGAAAAGAACGCGAAGGGTATCGCCTGAGAGTGAGCCGCGATCGAGGGAAAGACGCCCGCGATGATGGCGTTCATAATCCAGTGTGAAGATGAACCGACGCTCTGCCCCTTCGAGCGCACGCGCGAGGGAAAGATCTCAGAGAGATACACCCAAATCACCGAACCCTGCGATACCGCGAAGAACAGCATAAAGATCACCAGCATCACCAGCAGTAGCGAAGCGTGTGAGTGCGTGTGGAAGATGACGGCGATGCCCGCCAGAGCGACCGCCGTGCCCAACGCTCCGGTAAGCAGAAGCGTCTTACGGCCAAGCTTGTCGATAAGGCTCATGCCTAGCAGCGTCGCGAAGATGTTCACCAACCCCATGCCCACGGTCTGCAGAGCAGCAGAAGAGGCACTATAGCCCGCAGCTGAGAAAATGTAATTCGCGTAGTACAGGATCGCATTCACGCCCGAGAGCTGGTTGAACAAACCAATCGAAATCGCGATGACGATCAGCTTGCTGTAACGCTTGCTAAAGAGCGGCTCATCATGCGCGCCCTGCTCCAGGTTCACCGAAGCAATGATTGCGTCTAACTCGGCATCAGAGTCGGGCGAGCCCATCAGCTCCAACACTTCGCGCGCTTCGATGGTGTTATTCGTCGTGACCAACCATCTTGAACTACGCGGAATGGCAAAGAGCAACACGAGAAACGCCGCTGATGGCAGAATCGCCACGCCAAACTCCCAACGCCACTGCGCCGCACCAAAGTGCATCAGCGTGATGAGGTAGTTCGAACTGTAGGCCAGCAAGATGCCGATAACGATATTGAACTGAAAGAGCCCCACCATACGGCCGCGCCACTTGGCCGGCGCGAGCTCTGCAATGTAAACCGGCCCCAGCACCGACGAACCACCGATGCCGATGCCGCCGATGAATCGGCAAACCAACAGCGTATCCCAGTTCCAGGCAAACGCGCAGCCGATGCTCGAGATGCAATAGAGAACCGCCATGATGCGGAGCGCGTCGCGACCACCGATACGCTGACCGAGCGCCCCTGATGTGAGTGCCCCGAGCACGGTTCCCGCCAGGCCGATGGCGACGGTCCAGCCGAGAAGATGTGGCGTGAGATGAAAGACCTGCGAAAGCTGCTCCGTGGTTCCCGCGATAACCGCAGTGTCAAAGCCGAAGAGCAAGCCGCCCAGCGCACCGATCAGCGTGGACTTGATGAGGTAACGGTTCAATTGCGACATCCCCTTGGCAAATTGCGGCCGTGGTTGATTTGAGAGCCCAGATGAGCTTACCTGCGCACTCGGTGATTGCGAAACGCAAGTCAATGGTTGTACAGAAAACTCTTAGCGCCGAGGCCACCCCAGCTTTTATCGTTCGCTAAGACTCCATGGTATCGATTCCAATATCGTGAGCCATTCTTCACTCCGCGCGGGAGTGCTGTCAACACGCAAACCGATTCGTCCGCGAGTAGCGCCTAATCACCTGGATCTCTAGCCATGAAGCAGTCAAGCGCGTTGGCGCCAATCTCCCCCGTGGGATCACATCGGGTTGCGATTGACGCCTGCGGATGCGGCTGATACGCTCCATCCAGAAACATGATGGCATCGTTACCATTTTCGAAGAGTTTCCCAGGCCGCACTGCCCTGCTTGCCCTCATCGCGTCGGCGGCATGGCGCACCGTTCCCGCGCAGACGCCGCAGACCTCC contains the following coding sequences:
- a CDS encoding LacI family DNA-binding transcriptional regulator; the encoded protein is MARIAGVGTTTVSRVINGGDRVAPEMLAHVRKVMEELGYEPNQAARALKSARSKTIGLIIPSIVDPFFAEFASVVELMAREKDYAVIFLTSHDRAERGMADLKILERHRADGLLIVPPRTGSKALLDQLTQLGVPVVAFDRPLIGRNCSRILCGNFPAAEIATKHLIDHGRKRILVLGGDPRLHTIQQRLEGYEKAIGEAGLEPIIEMDASDYASAEAAITRRIKQKGGIDAIFGLYNQSTIRAYEVLQNRNIRVPDEISLIGFDDFALASTLRPSITVMRQNITEMAQTATRLLLQHMNGEVTSPQQIEIEAHLIVRQSCGFHGATSK
- a CDS encoding GH92 family glycosyl hydrolase, which translates into the protein MSFKVSRREFVGLGLMSAFPLPRALADTAHRPSDAIHPIIGASTSVKLGEGKTFPGPTMPFGMVQLGPDTITGGDNASGYSYEHTTIEGFSFNRMSGVGWYGDFGNLQMMPTTGALKTVCGREANAGEGWRSRFNHASEVAECGYYAITLDDYKIRAEMTAAKRAGILRFTFPEAKDSRIQLDLARRIGGTSTRQYVKAVNDTTLEGWMDCPNSGGGWGNGVGQVSYRAFFRVEFSRPMQRCGVWSVPIPKGFLTTRNGLLVDLFQTDKYYKLAAQAEVMHDCREKEGDHLGFFAEFGTQDREQVLAKAALSFVDIEGARANLKADIPGWEFNAVRRAAREAWDQQLNKITIKGANDTQRAIFETAMFHAAIDPREIADVDGRYKAADGTIQTQQGFRYRTIFSGWDVFRAEFPLMTIIDPSLINDEIASLLELAKRSGRGYLERWEIMNAYSGCMDGDPALSVILDAYRKGIRKYDVKQAYEACLQTSTGVGDRTNRPQNDFYMQNGYVPDQISWTLDNAYFDWCVAEFAKDLGHTDDASTLHERSLNYKKIYDPAVKSMHARHADGSWMEWKGETEFGQGCTESNPLQQSWFVPHDVYGLIETMGGEDAFAAKLEDFFEKTPPSFGWNPYYNHSNEPVHHIPYLFAYARKPWLTQKWARKILDQAYADRIDGICGNDDVGQMSAWYVMSALGFYPVCPGSNVYIIGSPLFEEATVKLDPAWHKGRTFQVRTLGNAATTPYVRAIKLNGKALNRCWITHEEIVAGGVLELTMDSKPALQFASAELPPATMPR
- a CDS encoding sugar porter family MFS transporter → MSQLNRYLIKSTLIGALGGLLFGFDTAVIAGTTEQLSQVFHLTPHLLGWTVAIGLAGTVLGALTSGALGQRIGGRDALRIMAVLYCISSIGCAFAWNWDTLLVCRFIGGIGIGGSSVLGPVYIAELAPAKWRGRMVGLFQFNIVIGILLAYSSNYLITLMHFGAAQWRWEFGVAILPSAAFLVLLFAIPRSSRWLVTTNNTIEAREVLELMGSPDSDAELDAIIASVNLEQGAHDEPLFSKRYSKLIVIAISIGLFNQLSGVNAILYYANYIFSAAGYSASSAALQTVGMGLVNIFATLLGMSLIDKLGRKTLLLTGALGTAVALAGIAVIFHTHSHASLLLVMLVIFMLFFAVSQGSVIWVYLSEIFPSRVRSKGQSVGSSSHWIMNAIIAGVFPSIAAHSQAIPFAFFSAMMLLQFVVVLVLYPETKGKSLEAIQAEFHIH